The Lolium perenne isolate Kyuss_39 chromosome 6, Kyuss_2.0, whole genome shotgun sequence genome segment acgttacagcatcaccccgccgacgtggaggaagacctgtggcggtttcttgaaaagcaggaactcaaaagtgatattctatttccttaccattttgggtgagtgtttatgtcttgagcatattctcttttgtttactccatgcatggtatgtggccggctaatcgatgagttatgcatgacgtactgtgcatgtattgtgtccgcaggttccactggattctgctagtaattaaagttgacaaatcagaatgtctcgtccacgactctctgaatatggataaggcggagtgggccgacatgagacaaatgattcaaaagtaattgttttcattcatttgcgctctatatcgatcggcctatttcgttcattttcctaattaagcttcaagtaattacataataactctcttgttcatttaattttctttgcctcgtagggtttggagacggttctcagatacaaaggtcggtgaattcaaaaaagagctaaatttcatgcggtcaaaggctaagaatggtggcgatattcagccaccgggaaccaatctgtgtggatactatgtctgtgagatgatccggagatacacctctgagcgcgttccgagtgatctcaatgctcagaggaataacctccggatgatgcttagtccagaagctcgcttccgaccacttcaagaggaactagctggatggtttaggagggaagtcctcgatcctaaaggagaacaccattgcgaggacgtagaactatacatgcattaaattatgtatggaaacttgttcaaacttgtatatggtcatccgatgatattgaatatatattgtatattcctcttgaattctttttggttctaatttcaaatttgtttggaattgtacattcatatgcatgtatatatgtagtaccgtagaatatgtgaaactccttcaaaattacaataaagcacaaaagaaataaaacaatacaaattaaacagaaaataggtttagggggggggggcaggtttagggggggcctaaaaccctaaacctgcggcggcctttagtcgcggttggccagaagaaccgcgactaaaggtcctccgccccgacggtcgcctggcgcccacgtggacgggcctttagtcgcggttcgtaagcaaccgcaactaaagggggggggggcttttagtcgcgctaatttggtcgcggttgcgcaaccgcgactaatggcagttgcgaaccgcgaccaaaggccctttttccaccagtgtgcgCCTTCTCCCATCCCAACAAGCCAACGCATATGATATAGTCCATTACGTACGCTCGCGCCTTGCGCCTACCAAATCCTTTTTCGACAAAACAGAGCTTCAGTTCGGACACGGATTTGGTGCACACACCATTGAGCTATTTGTTTGAAAATGTTGAAAATTGTATTTTTTAAGTTTATAAAATCCAAAATTAATTTCGGGAATACATATACATGGTCCATATATCCGTGTAAAGTTTCGGTAGAAAACTCGTATTGAGGACGGTGGCCCTTATTCGTCGATCGGTTGAGGTATCGATTCGGCCAGCGCGGCATCATCCAAGTTATGGACAATTTGCCGTGAAGCTCTCTGCGGCCCTCGGACGTTCGCGCAATGACCAGCAGAATTTTTTTGGCTGTGATTAGTTCATTTTCTTTTTGGTAAGTAATTGCAAGCTTATTGGGTTTTAACATATAGAAACTATAAAAAAAAATAGAGATGAGtttgtctttgagttcgtcgtgaCGATTCGACATACTATGCGCCGAAACTCATGTTTTGGGAACACAATGACGGTCAGGATTAAACAGTATCAGTTTGGGATGGAGGGCACGATCGTCCGACGGCAAAAGTTAAAGTTATAGGGTTTGTATAGCCCGTGTAGAAGCTCGTATGGCCCGCATGGATTCATGCGCAGAATAACATGTACATATTATACATGTACAAATATTTCCATCGGCGGTGCAGTCTTCACTCCGAAGCCACTTCCACCTAATCCCCAAATTGGGAAATCCGCACcagcactctctctctctctccctctctctctctctctctctctctctctctctctctctctctctctctctctcggagTCCATGGAGAAGGGGATGTCGCATATGGGGAAGGAGGCGGCTGATGCGCAGAAGATGTGGCACGCACCTGATGCGGCCGGAGCTGGTGCGTATATGAGCTCTCCTTGGTCGACGTCGGTGTCGAGTGCATTGGCTACCAGCTCtgttgtggcggcctcggctaaggcaagcagaagtcgaagacggagGCGTAGATCCGCCGTAGGAAGAAGAAGAACCAGAAGAACTGGGAGAGgcagaagaggaaggaggcggaGTTGAAGATCAACAATCCGGACAACGTCAAGACGTTCGAGGAGGAAGATCCCGACAACAGGGCAATGGTAAATGCGGTCAATCGTAATCTCACTCGTTATTCGTTTAGATCTGCAAGGATCTGTTCATGCTATGTTTTTTCAATATCAACAAGGGTGGATCCCTGAGTTCCATTTCATGTTAGGATTTGATTTATAATGATGAGATCGAGGATATCATTTTGATGCTTGTCGTGAACAAAATTGAGGATAAGAAACACTATGTTTCATCAAGTTTCACTTAGTTTTTGTCATCTGCAGAGGAATTGGACTGAATGACACTGAACGAAAACTAGGTGATGCGTGCATGGGAGGTCCCTTCTGCACGGAAGAGAGACATTTCTCGTGTGAGATGAGCGTATCCTTATCATGGGGCGTCAAAAATGCCTAGTGCATGTGTCCAGAACTTTGAATATAATTCCAATTACCTAGTCGTTTGCTCCTAGTCGTAATTAAGCTATAGCATATATGTATTAAACACATACTGTTTAAACAAAAATGTATTCAAACACATGCTCTTTAAACAAAAGGCTAGGCATCATGTCATAGTGAATTTTCGGGGATCGGTAGCACGCACAGCACGGGCGAAGAAGATTCAGCGAGGAGACGAGCGCGAACAACCTATCGGTCGACGCAGCTAGCTCAACGAGGCAAAAACCATTTGGAGTAACCAATGCATGCACGTGCATACCAGTCTGGGCGTTGGATGAGTACATGCATGCATCGGTTGACGAAGGTGGAGAGCGAAAAAAAAAGTGAGACTTTACATTGCCTGGCAATTTCAAGCAAGACTTAGATATATGTGCATGTTCTCGGCATGTACGTCCGTATGAAGTATATATTACCTCCACTTGGAAGTATATAGATGTTGTGCTAGTCGATAATAGCAGAACAgggggttaatagaaagttagagCTGTGGAGGCGAACTCTCGAATCGAAAGGTTTTAAGGTTAGTATaactaaaactgaatacatgaggtgcagtttcagttctactaggcacgaggagggagaggttagccttgaTGGGCAGGTGGTACCGGAGGGAGACACTTTTCAATATTTGGGGTACATGTTGCAGAAAGATGAcgatatcgatgaagatgtgggccaccgaatcaaggctggttggatgaagtggcgccaagcttctggcgtactctgtgacaagagagtgccacaaaaggTAAAAGGCAGGTTTTATAGGACGGCTATCTAacctgcgatgttgtatggcgctgagtgttggccaacgaagaAACGACATATCCAACAAttaagtgtagcagagatgcgcatgttgaaatggatatgtggccacacaagaaaggatcgggtacggaacgacgatatacgggagagagttggggtagcaccgattgaagagaagctggtccaacatcgtctcagatggtttggacatatccaacagaggcctccggaagcgccagtgcatagcggacggataaagcgtgctgagaatgttaagaggggtcgtggtagaccaaaaTTGACATaggaggagtccgttaagagagacctgaaggtttggaatatcgacaaagatttagcccggacaggggtgcgtggaagttagctatccacgttccagaaccatgacttggcttcgagatcttatgggtttcaactctagcctaccccaacttgtttgggactgaaaggcttggttgttgttgttgttgtttagaAGAATAATGTAATATGAAAGAGACAGGACCGTGCAAGTCCCTCTCCTCGAAAATAAGTGACTTAGCTTCaccggaagaagaagaaggaggataaAATATGATATAAGCAAAGACGATCCAGATTTCTTGCATTTACTTGTGTGCTGCTTAGAGAaggaaaatgaaaaaacaaaccaGGGTAACACCCATCTAGGGTTTTGTCCCCTCGTCAGTGTCACCGCTGGTCTGCTCCACCTTTGGTGGCCTACGGACCTTGGAGGCCTTGCGGACCACAGCCCCTCGCCTGCGAGaggttttctatttttttaggGTGTTTTTGTGTCTTCTTCGGGATTGTGATGCGACGGCCACATCCTGGAAGCAGAAATGAGGTCCCCCCATTCTATCCTCGCTCTGATGGTGCGCCTTGCGCTGGAAGAGTGCTCATGGAGTTTTATGTTTGGCGGATCTCCTAGAATCCTGCCCGTGTTTCTGTCAGTTAGTGTGGTTATATGTTTGGCTCTTCCTATCTACTGTTTTCATCATTGCCGTTCGGTGTTGCTCTAATGTGTTGGTCCTTTGAGGTATTAGCACGATGACTTCAACAATGTTTGCCCTTCCTATCTACTATTCTCATCATTGGCGTTCGCATGTGACCGGAGCTGGTGAGTATATGAGCTCTCCTTGGTCGACGTCGGTGTCGAGTGCATTGGCTACCAGCTCCGTTGTGGCGGCCTCGGCGAAGAAAATACACAATATGACCAGGTGACGATAAGATCTAGGTCTCGTGCATTTACATGTGTGCCGCCTAGATgaggaaaaggaaaaaaagaaaccAGCGACAACCAAAGCCGAAGAAACAAAATAAATCAGAGATATGGCAACAAAGTGAACAAGTTGCAGACACATGTCGGCTGTTGCGGCCGGCCTTAAATTGCGAAGCTACGCATTAAGCAAGCCGCACCGCACACCCTGTCTCCTTCACGTATGAACTACTAACCTACATGGATCGATCAACGCATGCCCATGATGCATGCAAAATCGAAAATGGACCAGACGGGAGCAATGGGAACTGAGAAACATACATCGTGCACATGATGGTGGTGTCCCGGCCGGTCGGCGGTACGGTTCAGTTGGTCGGGGAAGGAATGGACCACGCCGTCCCGCCGGTGGGCTGCAGCGGCAAGCAGGACAGGCCCTCATCGGCTTGGACGATTGGTGTCATAATCTAGACTGAACATTTGTAatgaattcagatttgaattgACGAAGCCATTAACCGAGATCATGATTAGTCCCATAATGTCGCTGGCCCAGTCAAGTCAATTATGCGATGCTAATCTATAGATTGTGTTACCCGCAGAAACCCCTGGACGCGAAAAGTAGTCGATCGAGGGTACATACGCATAATGGCGGCTGGATGCGGTCCGAGAATTAGCGGATTAGGCGGATGTATATGGTTTTTGTTTGAACATCTAGCTAGCAAGCTAGCTTCTGTGAATTCGTCTCTGAAGTGGTATCAGTGCTAGCTAGACCGTATCCACCTCCTACTCTCCTAGTAGTTAATTTGCAGCTTGATTAGTTGTACGTAGTATTACAAGTCTACAGCTTCCGTGCCGATCAACGTCAATAGTTGAAGTAAGCAACGACTAAACCAATAAGCAGTCTATCCAGAAACACAATCTACCAACGGTTTATGCTTTTTGAAAAACTGCCCCCACGCACGCAGTTCTCTGCTTCGGCAGCAAAAAAAAAACGCCGCTTCTCGATCGACGTATATTAGAACGTCTAGAATGCAGATGTCACATGCATTAGGTATGAGCACCTGCGAAAAGCGAGCGAAAAATTACCCGGCCGGGGAGCCTTTTCACATTATCGAAAAACGTGGTCATATATTTGAATACATGCACGCTGAATTTACCACGTGGGTATATAGGGATGCTAACCACCTGGTGGAAATTGCTGTCCATACCACACTTATCTCAAGAATCTTGCAAGAATTCACACCATACGAATAAGAGTGAAAAGTGCACACGGAAGAACTACCCTCGTCTGTTTCGTCATCACTCTTCCGAATAAGAGTGAAAAGTGCACACGGAAGAACTATCCTCGTCTGTTTCATCATCACTCTTCCCAACCAAAGAGAGTTGGACACAACAAACTAGCTAGTTCGTGTAATATTTTTCGTTTTCTGAAAGCGTGGACCGTTTATGACCTCGTGCATTGAAGGGCGTGGCATGGAATGACAGAGTAGCAGACAATGCGGTCGAACCGGCAACAAGGCCCGCTTGGTGACCAGTGGCAACACTGTGGCGGTGGTTGCCACCGGTGGTCATCACCATCAACGTCGATGAGGACGTCATCGTGTAGGCCATCGGCTATCTAGGGTTTCATTATTATAAGTCATGTTTTAATTTATTTATTTTAttccttttttttttggcttCCAATGTATATTTATTTTAATGAAATATTATGAGAAAAAGTGTGTGGCAAGGTGAGGAAGAGCTTCTATTCGGTATGCATGTTGTGTTGAATTCGACATACTATAACACTTGAATATTGTGGTTTCTTATACAATGTTATAATCTTACATTCGAACCATAGACATTTCTTAGTTCCAAATGATACAGAATAACAATTCCCTATGCAAATTACATCTTTCAAAAGCCATATTTTATTCCTTTCTTTAAAATGGAGCCTTATAAAATTACTAAATGGCCACAAACCAACATGTCACCAAGGTACTTCAACATAGAAGCATGCTAAGCCTCAGCTTTCTCACCAATTGAACTAACACATCTACTGAAGTTGAAATTCTTCGTTTTGCAATCAGTCAGTTAGATTCGGCAGCTTGGTCTACCATATATCACACTATAAACATGTTAAAATAGCATTAGACAGTATATTCTTGAAAGGTCTAGCGAGATACTAATATATACATGAATACACACATATACACTATAACTCATCCAAGTGTCATAAATTAATCCCAATGTGATTATGTATATTTATAATATTTAAGGTGGTTCGGTTTTAAAATGTGAGATTGTCTTAAAAATTAAAAAGCTAGCCTTATTTGGTGATTGACATTGCAACTGTTTAACAAAGGGAGCATAATTAATAAATTAGGAACATTGTCCACATGTGCTCCAACTAGTACAAATCAATTCATATATCAAGATTGTATATTAATAAAATAAAATACTTAAAAGTATCATTTTTTGTGTAAATAATAACCCATCTAGAGGCTACCCAATGTCAATTTTCTAGTCTAATGTGAAGTAACATGTTGACACAACACACATGTTACAATAGAGAGAATCAGAAACAATCCTTGTAGGTACATGTTGGGAATAACCACAAATCAACTAAATAAGTAAACAAAATGAGAACTTGCCTTAGGGTGCTGCTTGGCATCGCCAACTTCCCACGCCAGGTGTTGAAGCACAACAGACTAAAGAGCAAAGACGTCTGGAGAAACCACAAGTTTAATGTGTGAGCCATTTGAAAAATTTGGTATCTAGTGAAGTGACATACCAAATAGACAAATACtaaacttttataatgtttgaaAATTGACACTCGAATATTGGCGACATCTTCTTAAAATGATTTATTTTAGTCTCTTTCGAACTTGACTGATTAGAGTTACAGAATAATTAGCAATTACCTCGGAGTTCATTTAGAGACACAATTTATTCAAATTTAATCAGAGTTAGAATACTACTAGGATAAGttgtgttactagaaggagatgcccGAAGACGAAATGAAATAAGGTAGGCATAAAGGCCGGTCCGCGGTCTGAGAATTAGCAGAGACCGAGCTGATTCTGTGGATCTAGGTTTCGGACTTTTTCGTTCGAACTCATAGCTAACTAGGAACTTCTCTCGTGAGCGGTATCAATGCTAGACCGTATCCACTTCTTCGTACTACTTAATTTCAGCATAATTACTACTAGTTATGTTCCGTGATTTCATACTCTACAAGGGACTAGTCTACAACTTCCATGCCGATCGATCATAATCTGCATTTACCACGTGTGGCTATTAATCACCTGGTGGCAATTGCTGTCCGTACAAGAGAGTTCAGACGGTAATAATAAGAGTGAACCAAGAGCACACGGCAGTACGGTAGTATACGGTCCTATATTGATGAATAATGCTACCCTTGTCTGTTTCGTCTTCCCTCTTTGCAACCAAAGAGAAAGTTGACACAGCAAGCTCCTCTCGCTCCATGCGTGaagtattttctttatttttgaaAGGAGAGTGTGAACATTTCAATATGAATGTTgattatattgcaaagataatcaCTCAATCCGACGTTTTTGTTCGATTCTTTGAGACCAGGACTCATTCTCGGTAGAATTATGGAGGCGACGTACGTCACCAAATTGATAGATAAGATAAAACAAGGGACTAATTGATCAGCGCGCGTAGGGCCAGACTAATTGATAGGGAAGGTGGACTTGGCCCGTGGACTTTAGCTGTTTAACAAAGCCAAGAAAGGGTCGATACTCAATTACTCATATGCATGGGGACGAGGTCGCGAGGAGAGGAAGAGCCAGGAATATGCGATCGAGCTTAATTAGTGTCTGGGTATATACACGTGTGGGCGTAGTCCACGGATGCGCGTACCCAGGAGCTTTGGCTGATAACGAAAGAAGCAGCTTTGGAGGACAGGGCAACGGACGAGCTTTGCCCGCCCGCTCTCCTCACGTCGACTCGCTCTCTACATCGTTTAATTAGCTAGCTATGCCTTGCGTGGATGCGGTCTATGGATCACGGTCACTATCATACTCGAGTAGATGGTGCCATGGTGGATTGATGGCGATGCGCTTTGCTTTGGTGTCGGGAGCCGCTGGGTTGAGTCGCCTATCCACCATTTTCACGTACTACCTCTATTtcaattaataatgttttgtttcTAAAACTCAAACTTCGAGAAGTTTAATCAACTTTTAAGAAAAAAAAACGCTATTATGTACGTTCTAAAATCAACACCTTCAGATATATCATGCAATATATTTTTATATGATATTTATATAATCTTGTGGTTCTTGATAATTTTTCTAAAGTACAATCAAACTTTGCTTAGCTTGACTTGACTTTTCTAAGAACTATACAGACCGTATTCACTAGAACCGAAGGAGTAGTACCTTTGTTAGACCTTAATTGGATGAATTTTACACAATGAAATGTATGTCCCAAAAAACCAGAAAAAGATACCCTAATTTTCATGctccatttaaaaaaaaaatgttGATCCCAAAAAAATATATATGATATGCAAACAACTCCAATTCATTTCCAGATTACATATTTCGCGTAAATCACAACCGAACAGCAGgctgtcaaaaaaaaaaacaagtgtGACTAATTTTCAACTCGTTAAAACAGCTATGCTATATCTCCAGAAAATAAATTCAAAAAAAGTACAAATGTACATGCACACGTGGGTACATGAGCTATCATGTCTAGTTGTACCATATCTTTTGGATGCAGAGCTTGGGCGGTATCACCTCCATTTCGGAGAAAAATGTAAAGTAACTTGGGAATTAAGATAGTCTTCATTGATCTCACTACATAGAAGTATTATTGGTGTTAACATAtccagataggttctaccttatatccaCCACGCGCGTTGCGAATATATTTAACAATTGGCTTAATGATGTAGATTCTAGATTCAAGCTACTAATTAGGGTGGGAGCGATTGCCGTTATATTTTCGGTATTGCTATGTAGGAATGGCACAATTTTTAGCAATAAAAATGATTCTCTTATGCTAGTCATCTACCGGTGTGCAACTACGCTCCGTTTGTGGACACCTCTACAGCGTGCGGAGCATCATGACCTTTTTACGGAGCTGTCTACACAGTTAGAAGATACAACGAGGAATATTTTCCCAACGCAGATCGACCTTCATTCGCCGTATTTTCCTTTCGGTCCTTTTGTATACTAGTCGAGAACTATAGTTTTAACTCGTGGATTGGTATAGTTATGTGTATTCTAATTATGCAGAGGCTAGTGTAATAattttttttgaagaaaaaaatcaAGCAAGTTACAACCAATAAACGAACATCCATTTGTTATACTATTggaaataatttaagtactatgtATATGTGTTTTTCTTTGAAAGGAGATATGTCTTGTTTTGTGTGGTAACCATCGCTTCACATTGCTGGATCACATTTTTTAACGGAACCATGTAGAAGCGACGTAGTATGAACGCACAACTCATCCCCCGAGCCTCCAAAGTTGAAAATAGTGCATAATACTCATATGTCGCGCGTAAACATCTTGTTTTTTCATTCTAAAATATACACTATACAAACCTTAGGTGATGCAACGGCATGCAAATACAACATCGTGTTTTCATGATCAAGTGCCGCAATAGGACTAGAGAGCAAGTACTTCTTAAAGGAAAAGACTGTAGCAAACTTTCTTCCgttttagagcatccccactcgttggcgctccccacgcccaaatccggacgaaactaccgccggattggacgaaattaaggcgtggggagtaccatatttccagtcgtccacccggagttcggcggatagagtttaaattcaaacaaatcgccgtcccgcgctacaagtacggccagttgatcggcaaaatgagcaaaaggatcagccacagatcggcgatcggagggaaattacacggagacaggctcatcggcagtcccggccggcacggcggtgtccgacggaccagtttcctcacacgccgtggccgaagcggctgcggcgggcgacgatgaagcagcggcagtggacgtcgaagcagccgcagtcgacgaggtagatggtgaggtagacgaggtaggagccggcggagacgacgtagtggctcggaggatgtcgttgcggtggccctggtaccaattcctcgtctcctcgtccatcagttccatgtcgccgccgcccatgaggaacgccaagtctgtgttcctcttcttcgccgccaccgtcgtcttcagcagggcgatccgggcgccttggttggcgagcatctcccgccacctgccgtcgaacttgtcgttcctcccgtcggcgtgcgatctcaagtcggcccagcacttgtcgatcgacgcctgcatcctgtcggcgggattgtccgtccgtttgagctctttctgcttcttctggccgagctcagggcgcccttccgccgcgcaagccggcggagcgtcggggttgtactgctcggtcttgcttTTCGAGAGGGACGTGCGaacttccttccacttctcgcacttctcgaggcgggcgtagacgttgaggaacttgaactgcaggccggtgtcgtccgtgtacatgtccaaagctcggcgcagctggggaaaaaagagcacggcgatacgggtcagctaacgacgatgtacctcggtgGTGTAGGGCCGGCGGAGCATACCCtttgctccaagtcgtggccgctgatcggccgtttgtcgatctcctcctgtatgccgtgccatttgctgcacgccgtctgcatgatcccccaatgggtggccattgccttgtctccccggtacacgttcatgttcgtcttgttgaagtagggatcgacgagtttgcgttCCTCGTACGCCTGCCTCACTCGAAACCAGtatgtgtcgaacgactgattggccccgattatgtcgttcgtggacacggtcatccaagcttcggcgaggcactcctcttccttcggcgtccatttgatacgcggttcggcaggcggcgagtccttcttcctcttcttcttccccttcgacaaAGTTGGCGGCTGCTTCagttggctcttcttcttcctcgccttcttcttcgacggcttggcttccgtcggcaacatcctcccgatgctcgttgcgcgccgccacagctgccgtcgccctcgtctcctcttgcgtgaagaaccccgggcacgcagcggcggcagtcatgaagaaccccgggctcgcagcggcggcggtggagccggaggtgatcatctcgtggatctcctcttcgttcggcgccgccatcgcaccgaacgtgagcggccctcgtcgcagggccggcgaggtgccctcgaacaggccgccgccgccgacgtcaagctcgggcggcgacggtgtgggcttggacggttggacgtaggcgccctcttcgaacacggcagtcggcgacggcgagtacagcgaaggcgagaaggaagacggggaacttgttgtaccttgcgtcggccattggccggggaacatgccgccgctataggccatgctgatcagcctcgcttgttcgtcctgggccgcctccgccgacctc includes the following:
- the LOC127310074 gene encoding uncharacterized protein, translated to MTVSTNDIIGANQSFDTYWFRVRQAYEERKLVDPYFNKTNMNVYRGDKAMATHWGIMQTACSKWHGIQEEIDKRPISGHDLEQRLRRALDMYTDDTGLQFKFLNVYARLEKCEKWKEVRTSLSKSKTEQYNPDAPPACAAEGRPELGQKKQKELKRTDNPADRMQASIDKCWADLRSHADGRNDKFDGRWREMLANQGARIALLKTTVAAKKRNTDLAFLMGGGDMELMDEETRNWYQGHRNDILRATTSSPPAPTSSTSPSTSSTAAASTSTAAASSSPAAAASATACEETGPSDTAVPAGTADEPVSV